In Gossypium arboreum isolate Shixiya-1 chromosome 6, ASM2569848v2, whole genome shotgun sequence, the following are encoded in one genomic region:
- the LOC108484171 gene encoding potassium channel AKT1-like, translating to MDSLIRNKGVFRVSVCGQEEVEHLSRESSHYSLSTGILPSLGARSNRRVKLRSSIISPYDRRYRVWETFLIILVVYTAWVSPFEFGFIRKPEAPLSIIDNVVNGFFALDIVLTFFVAYLDKATYLLIDDPKKIAWKYASSWLAFDIISTIPSELAQKFFPRRVHSYGLFNMLRLWRLRRVSALFSRLEKDKNYNYFWVRCAKLVCVTLFAVHCAGCFYYLIAAQYHDPGRTWIGASLGENFLEQSLSIRYVTSIYWSITTLTTVGYGDLHPVNTREMIFDIFYMLFNLGLTAYLIGNMTNLVVHGTSRTRRFRDTIQAATSFAQRNQLPPRLQDQMLAHLCLKFRTDSEGLQQQETLDALPKAIRSSISHYLFYSLMDKVYLFRGVSNDLLFQLVSEMKAEYFPPKEDIILQNEAPTDFYILVTGAVDLVILKNGVEQVVGEANTGDICGEIGVLCYRPQLFTIRTKRLCQLLRLNRTTFLNIIQANVGDGTIIMNNLLQHLKDMNDPIMQGVLIETENMLARGRMDLPLNLCFAALRGDDLLLHQLLKRGLDPNESDNSGRTALHIAASKGSENCVLLLLDYGADPNGKDSEGSVPLWEAMLARHDKVAQLLKDNGGNINAGDVGHFACTAAEQNNLNLLKEIVRYGGDVTCPRNNGYTALHVAVCEDNIEIVKFLLEQGADIDQPDVHHWTPRDLAEQQGHEEIKMIFEPSKEKKPQSVMSVPEKQQTRYLGRFTSEPVILPAATTETDGSWSQSRPRRRTSNFHNSLFGVMSSAHNVESDLLLSVNQPKAVKHSVVNSARVVISCPEKGETTGKLILLPGSFQELLDIGAKKFGIFGAKIMCKGAEIGDVEVIRDGDHLVFVNDGEMLQETNNQSS from the exons ATGGATAGTCTGATTAGGAACAAAGGCGTATTTCGGGTGTCAGTGTGTGGACAAGAAGAGGTTGAACATCTCTCTAGAGAGAGTAGCCATTACAGTCTATCCACCGGCATACTTCCTTCGCTTGGTGCCCGAAGTAACCGTAGGGTCAAGCTCAGGAGTTCCATCATTTCTCCTTATGATCGCCGTTACAG GGTATGGGAGACTTTTTTGATTATTCTGGTAGTCTACACAGCTTGGGTATCACCCTTTGAATTTGGATTCATTAGAAAACCAGAAGCACCACTCTCCATTATTGATAACGTTGTTAATGGATTCTTTGCCCTGGATATTGTCCTTACCTTCTTTGTTGCATACCTTGATAAAGCTACCTATCTACTCATTgatgatccaaagaagattgcttGGAAATATGCTAGTTCCTGGTTGGCTTTTGATATTATATCCACAATACCATCTGAATTAGCTCAAAAGTTCTTCCCTAGGCGAGTGCACTCTTATGGCTTATTTAATATGCTTCGCCTTTGGCGTCTCCGTAGAGTTAGTGCCTTGTTTTCCAG ATTGGAGAAGGACAAGAACTACAACTACTTTTGGGTTCGATGTGCTAAACTTGTTTGT GTTACACTTTTTGCTGTTCATTGTGCCGGATGTTTCTATTATCTTATAGCTGCACAGTATCATGATCCCGGAAGAACATGGATTGGAGCATCTCTGGGAGAAAATTTCCTCGAACAGAGCTTGTCTATTCGATATGTGACATCGATTTACTGGTCCATCACTACACTGACTACTGTTGGCTATGGGGATTTGCATCCTGTGAATACTAGGGAGATGATATTTGACATTTTCTACATGCTTTTCAACCTCGGATTGACAGCATATTTGATTGGTAACATGACAAACTTGGTTGTCCATGGAACCAGCCGAACTAGAAGATTT AGGGATACCATTCAAGCTGCCACAAGTTTTGCTCAAAGAAATCAATTGCCTCCCCGCCTGCAAGATCAGATGCTTGCACATTTATGTCTGAAGTTCAGGACAGATTCGGAGGGGCTGCAGCAGCAAGAGACTCTCGATGCCCTTCCCAAAGCCATCCGATCAAGCATTTCACATTATCTTTTCTACTCTCTTATGGATAAGGTGTACTTGTTTCGTGGCGTTTCTAATGACTTACTTTTTCAGCTG GTATCAGAGATGAAAGCTGAATATTTTCCTCCAAAAGAAGACATTATCCTGCAGAATGAAGCACCTACAGATTTCTACATCCTTGTCACCGGTGCTGTG GATCTAGTGATTCTAAAAAATGGAGTAGAACAG GTTGTTGGAGAGGCAAATACAGGTGATATCTGTGGTGAGATAGGTGTACTTTGTTATAGACCGCAGCTCTTCACGATACGCACAAAACGATTGTGCCAACTACTACGTCTAAACCGTACTACATTCCTTAATATCATTCAGGCCAATGTTGGAGATGGGACCATAATCATGAATAATCTCCTTCAG CATTTGAAAGACATGAATGATCCAATTATGCAAGGAGTCTTAATCGAAACGGAAAACATGCTAGCTCGTGGGAGAATGGATCTACCTCTCAATCTTTGCTTCGCGGCACTCCGGGGAGATGATCTGTTGTTGCATCAGCTGTTGAAAAGGGGGCTTGACCCTAATGAGTCAGACAACAGCGGAAGAACAGCTCTG CATATAGCAGCATCGAAAGGAAGTGAGAACTGTGTTCTTCTTTTGCTGGATTATGGTGCAGATCCTAACGGCAAAG ATTCGGAAGGAAGTGTCCCACTATGGGAAGCAATGTTAGCTCGCCATGATAAAGTTGCCCAACTGCTGAAGGATAACGGGGGAAACATCAATGCTGGAGACGTAGGCCACTTTGCGTGCACTGCTGCCGAGCAGAATAACTTAAACTTGCTCAAGGAAATTGTTCGTTATGGGGGCGACGTCACATGCCCGAGGAACAATGGTTACACAGCTCTTCATGTTGCTGTTTGTGAAGACAACATTGAAATAGTCAAGTTCCTTTTGGAACAAGGTGCTGATATCGACCAACCTGATGTTCATCATTGGACCCCAAGGGATTTAGCTGAGCAACAAGGACATGAAGAAATAAAGATGATATTTGAAccaagtaaagaaaagaaaccccAATCTGTCATGTCGGTTCCAGAGAAGCAGCAAACACGTTATCTTGGGAGGTTTACGAGCGAGCCGGTCATTCTGCCTGCAGCAACCACGGAAACAGATGGATCCTGGAGCCAATCCCGTCCGAGGCGTAGGACTAGTAACTTCCACAACTCTCTGTTTGGGGTAATGTCATCTGCACACAACGTGGAGAGTGATTTATTGCTGTCAGTTAATCAACCCAAGGCTGTGAAGCATTCTGTTGTTAACTCTGCTAGAGTGGTAATTAGTTGCCCGGAAAAGGGAGAAACCACCGGAAAACTCATTCTACTTCCGGGGAGCTTTCAGGAGCTACTTGACATTGGTGCTAAGAAATTTGGGATCTTTGGTGCTAAAATTATGTGCAAAGGAGCTGAAATTGGTGATGTTGAGGTGATTAGAGATGGTGACCATCTTGTTTTTGTTAATGATGGTGAAATGCTACAAGAGACCAACAACCAAAGCTCCTAA